The proteins below are encoded in one region of Acidithiobacillus ferrooxidans ATCC 23270:
- the murD gene encoding UDP-N-acetylmuramoyl-L-alanine--D-glutamate ligase, which produces MDMNGKKAYILGMGKTGHSLLRTALRLGAHCRVADTRLLQDAADLRRRYPAVDFHFGDMPEDLFLEADILLLSPGLAPSLPALVSARRAGIEILGDIELFGRITRAPIVAITGSNGKSTVTTLVGEMARAAGLRAAVGGNLGTPALDLLPETGPEPDLYVLELSSFQLAACHDFHPRAAAILNLSPDHLDWHGDYAAYAAAKTRIFRAMGAGDTLVLNAGDTFTAALPPQVPAGVRVQFFGGADEHDASIAGDRLCLRSDGPLLDLDQLPLRGAHNAENALAAALLARAMAVPVTAIRQALRTFPGLPHRLARIAEINGVSYYDDSKGTNLGATLKAMSGLPGPLVMILGGDAKGADLSPLREACRGQRGVVVLGKDGPQISALLAGILPVESARNMAQAVEKAAVLAQRGDQVLLSPACASTDMFTDYQDRGRQFAVAVRALTEDLA; this is translated from the coding sequence ATGGACATGAACGGGAAAAAGGCATACATCCTCGGCATGGGCAAGACGGGACACTCCCTCTTGCGTACGGCCCTGCGCCTGGGCGCTCATTGCCGAGTGGCCGACACGCGTCTGCTACAAGACGCCGCCGACTTGCGGCGCCGTTATCCAGCAGTCGATTTTCATTTTGGTGACATGCCCGAGGACCTGTTTCTGGAGGCGGATATTCTTCTGCTCAGCCCGGGGCTGGCGCCGTCGCTGCCCGCTCTCGTCAGCGCCAGACGGGCCGGCATCGAAATTCTGGGCGATATCGAACTTTTTGGCCGGATCACCCGGGCGCCCATCGTCGCGATCACCGGCAGCAATGGTAAAAGCACCGTCACCACCCTGGTGGGCGAAATGGCACGGGCCGCGGGGCTGCGCGCCGCCGTCGGCGGCAACCTCGGCACTCCCGCCCTCGACCTTCTGCCCGAAACAGGGCCCGAGCCCGATCTCTATGTCCTCGAGCTTTCCAGCTTCCAGCTTGCGGCCTGTCATGATTTCCACCCTCGCGCCGCCGCCATTCTCAACCTGAGCCCGGATCATCTGGACTGGCATGGTGACTATGCGGCCTATGCTGCCGCGAAAACCCGCATTTTCCGGGCGATGGGCGCAGGGGACACGCTGGTACTGAACGCCGGAGACACCTTTACGGCCGCCCTACCGCCCCAGGTCCCTGCGGGCGTGCGGGTGCAGTTCTTTGGCGGCGCTGACGAACACGACGCCAGCATCGCCGGGGACCGGCTCTGCCTGCGTAGCGATGGTCCCCTGCTGGATTTGGATCAACTCCCGCTGCGCGGCGCGCATAACGCCGAAAATGCGCTGGCCGCCGCCCTGCTGGCCCGCGCGATGGCCGTCCCTGTGACGGCCATCCGCCAGGCGTTGCGTACTTTCCCGGGTCTACCCCACCGCCTTGCCCGGATCGCCGAGATCAACGGAGTGAGTTACTACGACGATTCCAAGGGCACCAACCTGGGCGCGACCCTCAAAGCCATGTCCGGCTTGCCGGGACCCCTGGTGATGATACTCGGTGGCGATGCCAAGGGGGCCGACCTGAGCCCCCTGCGGGAGGCCTGTCGCGGGCAGCGTGGCGTTGTCGTCCTCGGTAAGGACGGGCCACAAATCTCCGCCCTGCTCGCCGGAATACTGCCCGTCGAGAGTGCCCGGAACATGGCTCAGGCTGTCGAGAAGGCGGCGGTGCTGGCGCAGCGTGGCGATCAGGTGCTGCTCTCGCCCGCCTGCGCCAGTACCGATATGTTTACCGATTATCAGGATCGCGGCCGTCAATTCGCCGTGGCGGTACGGGCCCTGACGGAGGATCTGGCATGA
- a CDS encoding UDP-N-acetylmuramoyl-tripeptide--D-alanyl-D-alanine ligase, whose protein sequence is MIRYSLKEIAEITGGALLPGSDGSQTIQGVTTDSREVLSGQFFVALRGTRCNGADFVPGAIAQGAGGVLVDIPVSAPGVLVRDTLVALQTLTAHWRQRFSLPLLAVTGSCGKTTVKEVLTAILNQSGPVLATRGNQNNHVGVPLTLARLGPEHRYAVLEMGMNHPGELTLLSGLARPTLALINNAAPAHLEGLGSVAAIAAAKGEILSGLDNRGLTILNGDDPFADFWAERAPGEVWRFSLEHRPTRVRGHWRAHEQGGGHLEVRAPQGQFTLEIPLPGQHNGRNVLAATTAALALDIPIPQIQRAVAGLQTIPGRLQWRSGPHGSRMLDDTYNANPASLEAALRVLAAQPGQRILVLGDMGELGPEAALYHHQAGLLARQLGVERLYTLGSLAEEAANAFGTNAEAFSELPPLLAALHRRLDEETVVLIKGSRAARMERVVQALGEGDA, encoded by the coding sequence ATGATCCGCTATTCGCTGAAGGAAATAGCTGAAATTACCGGCGGCGCGCTGTTGCCCGGCAGCGATGGCAGCCAGACGATTCAGGGTGTCACTACGGACAGCCGCGAGGTTCTGAGCGGACAATTTTTCGTGGCCTTGCGCGGCACCCGGTGCAATGGCGCGGACTTCGTACCCGGTGCCATCGCACAGGGTGCCGGAGGCGTGCTGGTGGATATCCCGGTGTCGGCACCGGGTGTCCTGGTGAGGGATACCCTGGTCGCGTTGCAGACACTGACCGCCCACTGGCGGCAGCGTTTCAGCCTGCCGCTGCTGGCAGTGACCGGCTCCTGCGGCAAAACCACGGTCAAGGAGGTACTCACCGCCATCCTTAACCAGTCCGGCCCGGTACTCGCCACTCGCGGTAACCAGAACAATCATGTCGGCGTGCCTCTGACGCTGGCCAGGCTCGGTCCGGAACATCGCTACGCGGTGCTGGAAATGGGCATGAATCATCCCGGCGAACTCACCCTCCTCAGCGGGCTGGCGCGGCCCACCCTGGCCCTGATCAATAATGCAGCCCCCGCGCATCTGGAAGGCCTCGGCAGCGTTGCCGCCATTGCCGCAGCCAAAGGCGAAATTCTCTCCGGTCTCGACAACCGCGGTCTCACCATCCTCAATGGCGACGATCCCTTCGCGGATTTCTGGGCGGAACGGGCGCCCGGCGAAGTCTGGCGCTTCAGCTTGGAACATCGCCCGACGCGGGTGCGGGGACACTGGCGCGCCCACGAACAGGGTGGCGGACATCTGGAGGTGCGCGCTCCGCAAGGGCAATTCACTCTGGAGATTCCCTTGCCCGGTCAACACAATGGCCGCAACGTCCTGGCGGCCACGACCGCGGCGCTGGCGCTCGACATTCCCATTCCGCAGATTCAACGGGCGGTGGCGGGGCTGCAAACCATTCCCGGACGTTTGCAGTGGCGCTCCGGTCCGCACGGTAGCCGGATGCTGGATGACACCTACAACGCCAACCCCGCATCCCTGGAGGCTGCCCTGCGCGTGCTCGCCGCACAGCCGGGTCAGCGCATTCTGGTATTAGGCGACATGGGTGAACTGGGCCCCGAGGCCGCACTCTATCATCACCAGGCGGGGTTGCTGGCCCGCCAGCTCGGCGTTGAGCGGCTTTACACCCTGGGGTCTTTGGCGGAGGAAGCGGCCAATGCCTTCGGGACCAACGCCGAGGCATTCTCCGAATTGCCTCCTCTGCTGGCCGCGCTACACCGTCGTCTGGATGAAGAAACGGTGGTGCTGATCAAAGGCTCCCGCGCCGCCCGGATGGAGCGTGTCGTGCAAGCCCTCGGCGAGGGGGATGCCTGA
- a CDS encoding UDP-N-acetylmuramoyl-L-alanyl-D-glutamate--2,6-diaminopimelate ligase, producing the protein MPRTETLARLLPAAPAALAGIALQGIETDTRRLRPGMLYVGLNTRHGDGQQFLQQAWAAGAAAALLESSDEDVHGGQDHPVWQSPKARTLLGMALRRWYRWDEGLAPVIVGVTGTNGKSSVTRLIAELAPQPAMIIGTLGHGRVDALISQANTTPDPVPLWQTMATLRDQGAKVIAMEVSSHALALERVAAVPFAAAVFTNLSRDHLDFHGDMARYGASKTRLFQTPGLRLAVLNGDDAFTGQIAAAMAPEVRQLRFGVGSGDYQAVALHPGASGTLLDLRTPAGSRRIRSPLIGNSNVQNLLAALATAEGMGWPVSDAAIAGLDLPEGRYQRLAPVPGKAQVMIDYAHTPDALRRVLTDLREVAKGAVTVVFGCGGDRDRGKRPEMGRIAERLADHVILTDDNPRSEAPEAIADDILGGMEQPGQATVIHDRAAAIRAAIAASRAGDWVLIAGKGHERTQEIMGQRQPVPQDRDVATEALRV; encoded by the coding sequence ATGCCGCGCACTGAGACGCTTGCCCGCCTGCTGCCGGCCGCTCCTGCGGCCCTGGCGGGAATTGCCCTGCAGGGCATTGAAACCGACACCCGTCGCCTGCGACCCGGCATGCTCTATGTCGGACTGAACACCCGTCATGGCGATGGACAGCAATTTTTGCAACAGGCGTGGGCGGCGGGTGCGGCTGCCGCCCTGTTGGAGAGCAGTGACGAGGACGTGCATGGCGGACAGGATCATCCCGTCTGGCAAAGCCCGAAGGCACGAACCCTGCTCGGTATGGCACTGCGCCGCTGGTACCGCTGGGACGAGGGTCTGGCGCCCGTCATCGTTGGCGTTACCGGCACCAACGGCAAGAGCAGCGTGACCCGCCTCATTGCCGAACTCGCCCCGCAGCCGGCCATGATCATCGGCACCCTCGGCCATGGCCGCGTCGATGCGCTGATCTCCCAGGCCAATACCACACCAGACCCGGTCCCTTTGTGGCAGACCATGGCCACCCTGCGCGATCAGGGCGCCAAGGTCATCGCCATGGAGGTGTCCTCCCACGCCCTTGCCCTGGAACGGGTGGCAGCAGTACCGTTTGCCGCCGCCGTATTCACCAATCTCAGTCGGGATCACCTCGATTTTCACGGGGATATGGCGCGCTACGGTGCCAGCAAAACCCGTCTCTTCCAGACGCCAGGCCTCCGCCTGGCCGTATTGAACGGTGATGATGCATTCACCGGGCAGATCGCTGCTGCCATGGCGCCAGAAGTTCGGCAGCTACGCTTCGGGGTGGGGAGTGGAGACTACCAGGCGGTCGCGTTGCACCCCGGCGCCAGCGGTACCCTGCTCGACCTGCGAACCCCTGCGGGTTCGCGACGCATACGCAGCCCCCTGATCGGTAACAGCAATGTTCAGAATCTACTGGCCGCGCTGGCGACCGCCGAAGGTATGGGCTGGCCGGTCAGCGATGCAGCCATTGCTGGACTCGACCTGCCGGAAGGTCGTTATCAGCGCCTGGCTCCCGTCCCCGGCAAGGCGCAGGTGATGATCGACTATGCCCATACCCCCGACGCGCTGCGGCGGGTGCTGACCGACCTGCGCGAAGTTGCCAAAGGCGCCGTGACCGTGGTCTTTGGCTGCGGCGGTGACCGGGATCGTGGCAAACGACCGGAAATGGGGCGGATAGCCGAACGCCTTGCCGACCACGTCATTCTCACCGACGATAACCCGCGCAGCGAAGCGCCCGAGGCTATCGCCGACGACATCCTGGGCGGTATGGAACAGCCCGGTCAGGCTACGGTGATTCATGACCGCGCGGCGGCCATCCGGGCCGCCATCGCCGCGTCGCGGGCGGGGGATTGGGTGCTCATCGCCGGTAAGGGACACGAGCGCACCCAGGAGATCATGGGACAGCGCCAACCCGTTCCGCAGGACCGCGACGTCGCCACGGAGGCACTGCGCGTATGA
- the mraZ gene encoding division/cell wall cluster transcriptional repressor MraZ produces MFRGTHRHSLDSKGRMNVPARFRDWLNAHCDGQLVVTIDAQSQKGERCLVAYPLPTWEKVERRIAELPSNNPAARQFQRLFVGQSEELRLDAQARILLSPNLRKFAELDKELVLVGQIDKFEIWDAARWDACQETWLSGADGFACLGDLVL; encoded by the coding sequence ATGTTTAGGGGAACCCATCGGCACAGTCTGGACAGCAAGGGGCGCATGAATGTCCCGGCACGCTTCCGCGACTGGCTCAACGCCCACTGTGATGGTCAACTGGTCGTCACCATTGACGCCCAGAGCCAGAAAGGAGAGCGCTGCCTGGTAGCCTACCCCTTGCCCACCTGGGAAAAGGTGGAGCGCCGTATCGCCGAACTCCCCAGCAACAACCCCGCGGCCCGGCAGTTCCAGCGTCTTTTTGTGGGACAATCCGAAGAACTTCGTCTGGATGCCCAGGCCCGTATCCTGCTTTCTCCCAACCTGCGCAAATTTGCGGAACTCGACAAGGAACTGGTACTGGTCGGTCAGATCGACAAGTTTGAAATCTGGGATGCCGCACGCTGGGATGCCTGCCAGGAAACCTGGCTGTCCGGTGCGGATGGTTTTGCCTGTTTGGGGGATCTGGTCCTGTGA
- the ftsW gene encoding putative lipid II flippase FtsW, protein MTRPDWWLAEDGPADTVLWWIILILLGFGLIMVYSASAPIAQHETGNPFFFAERQGIYASLAAAVLYYTSRVDLDFWERITFPLMGISLIALVMVFIPFVGVSVNGSHRWINFLIVRLQPSELLKFALLLFLARYVVRKGELLGRIKEGLWPIFVVLGLLGLLLLLQPDFGSYAMVVLLTGVMLFLGGLPLGYVLLAGIVSGSALGILAVSAPYRLARITTFQNPWADPYGAGFQLVQSLIAFGRGGVFGVGLGDGIMKYFYLPESYTDFILAVIGEELGMIGVWSLAILYGVACWRIYRVGRRAAAAGDAFFALFCYGTLTWFGGEAVMSMGVNLGALPTKGFALPLISYGGSALVFLCAALGVVLGVSRRYPAVPKGAGVIREELQNG, encoded by the coding sequence ATGACCAGGCCGGACTGGTGGTTGGCGGAAGACGGGCCTGCAGACACGGTCCTGTGGTGGATCATCCTGATTCTGCTGGGATTCGGCCTCATCATGGTGTACTCGGCCAGCGCCCCCATTGCCCAGCACGAAACCGGCAACCCTTTCTTCTTCGCGGAAAGGCAGGGCATCTACGCCAGCCTCGCCGCCGCCGTGCTTTATTATACCAGCCGCGTCGATCTGGACTTCTGGGAGCGCATCACTTTCCCGCTGATGGGCATTTCTCTTATCGCCCTGGTCATGGTTTTTATTCCATTCGTCGGGGTATCGGTGAATGGCTCCCACCGCTGGATCAATTTCCTGATCGTCCGCCTGCAGCCCTCCGAGTTGTTGAAATTCGCCCTGCTGCTTTTCCTCGCCCGCTACGTGGTACGCAAGGGGGAGTTGCTGGGACGCATCAAGGAAGGTCTCTGGCCGATTTTCGTAGTGCTGGGTCTGCTGGGTCTGCTTTTACTCCTGCAACCGGATTTCGGCTCCTATGCGATGGTGGTGCTCCTTACCGGAGTGATGCTTTTCCTGGGTGGACTGCCCTTGGGTTACGTCCTCCTGGCCGGCATCGTGTCGGGTAGCGCTCTGGGGATTTTGGCCGTATCGGCGCCTTATCGCCTGGCCCGCATCACGACCTTCCAGAATCCCTGGGCAGATCCCTACGGCGCCGGATTCCAGTTGGTGCAATCTCTCATTGCCTTTGGGCGTGGTGGCGTCTTCGGAGTCGGTCTGGGCGATGGAATCATGAAATATTTCTACCTGCCCGAGTCCTATACAGACTTCATCCTGGCGGTGATCGGCGAAGAGCTCGGCATGATCGGGGTGTGGTCCCTGGCGATTCTCTACGGCGTCGCCTGCTGGAGGATCTACCGCGTCGGCCGGCGGGCTGCGGCGGCTGGAGATGCCTTCTTCGCTCTTTTCTGCTACGGCACGCTGACCTGGTTTGGGGGCGAGGCGGTGATGTCCATGGGCGTGAATCTGGGCGCTTTACCGACCAAGGGTTTTGCCCTGCCCCTGATCAGTTACGGCGGCAGCGCCCTGGTCTTTCTCTGCGCCGCGCTGGGCGTCGTCCTCGGCGTCAGCCGCCGCTATCCGGCCGTACCCAAGGGCGCAGGCGTGATCCGGGAGGAACTCCAGAATGGCTGA
- the ftsL gene encoding cell division protein FtsL, with the protein MRRSTILLALLITASLFGIVAARQNTRSQFIALQEAQAKHFALDNRWGQLELEQATLASNARVGDIARQKLGLSAPKSNQIIMVRTR; encoded by the coding sequence ATGCGGCGTAGCACCATCCTTCTCGCCCTGCTGATTACCGCCTCGCTGTTCGGCATCGTCGCGGCACGGCAAAATACCCGTAGCCAGTTCATTGCGTTACAGGAGGCCCAGGCCAAACATTTTGCCTTGGACAATCGCTGGGGTCAGCTGGAGCTGGAGCAGGCCACTCTCGCCTCCAATGCCCGTGTAGGCGATATTGCCCGCCAGAAGCTTGGGCTTTCTGCCCCCAAAAGCAATCAGATCATCATGGTCAGAACACGATGA
- the mraY gene encoding phospho-N-acetylmuramoyl-pentapeptide-transferase translates to MLYALFMQLGSLYHGFYVFQYLTLRGVLATLTALVLSLFIGPFFIARLRRYKIGQMVRNDGPETHLIKQGTPTMGGALILLVVILTTLLWSDLGNPLVWVAVLTTLAFGAIGFVDDWRKLRRQNSKGLSARAKYGLQSLVAFAAGGVLYALASNPVETSLILPFIPHVLIPMGAGFIVFSYFVIVGTSNAVNLTDGLDGLAIVPTVMVAGALGVFAYVSGNAVFARYLDVPWVPGSGQMLIFCGALVGAGLGFLWFNTYPADVFMGDTGALALGAALAIVAIVARQELVLFIMGGVFVVETLSVIIQVVSFRLTGKRVFRMAPLHHHFEKKGWPEPRVAVRFWIITVILVLVGLSSLKIR, encoded by the coding sequence ATGCTCTACGCCCTCTTCATGCAGCTCGGCAGCCTCTATCACGGCTTTTACGTTTTTCAGTATCTGACCCTGCGCGGCGTGCTCGCCACCCTCACCGCGCTGGTCCTTTCGCTGTTCATCGGCCCCTTCTTCATCGCCCGCCTGCGCCGCTACAAAATCGGTCAGATGGTTCGCAATGACGGTCCCGAAACCCATTTGATCAAGCAGGGTACGCCGACCATGGGCGGCGCGCTGATCCTGCTGGTGGTCATTCTGACAACCCTGCTCTGGTCGGATCTGGGCAATCCGCTGGTCTGGGTGGCGGTGCTCACCACCCTGGCCTTTGGTGCCATCGGTTTCGTCGACGACTGGCGCAAGCTGCGACGCCAGAACAGCAAGGGTCTCTCGGCACGGGCCAAATACGGTTTACAGTCGCTGGTGGCCTTTGCCGCGGGGGGGGTGCTCTATGCCCTGGCCAGCAATCCCGTGGAGACCAGCCTCATTCTGCCTTTTATACCGCATGTGTTGATCCCGATGGGCGCCGGCTTCATCGTCTTCAGTTATTTCGTAATTGTCGGCACCTCCAATGCCGTGAACCTGACCGACGGTCTGGACGGCCTGGCCATCGTCCCGACGGTCATGGTCGCCGGCGCACTGGGCGTATTTGCCTACGTATCGGGCAACGCCGTCTTTGCCCGCTACCTGGACGTACCCTGGGTGCCGGGTTCCGGCCAGATGCTGATATTCTGCGGGGCACTGGTGGGTGCGGGGCTGGGTTTTCTATGGTTCAACACCTATCCGGCGGATGTCTTCATGGGCGATACCGGCGCTCTCGCGCTGGGTGCGGCGCTGGCCATCGTCGCCATCGTCGCCCGTCAGGAACTGGTGCTATTCATCATGGGCGGCGTATTCGTGGTAGAAACCTTGTCCGTCATCATTCAGGTGGTCTCCTTCCGGCTCACCGGCAAACGGGTCTTTCGCATGGCGCCCCTGCATCATCATTTTGAAAAAAAAGGCTGGCCCGAACCCCGGGTGGCGGTCCGTTTCTGGATCATCACCGTGATTCTGGTCCTCGTTGGCCTTTCCAGTCTGAAGATCCGCTGA
- a CDS encoding peptidoglycan D,D-transpeptidase FtsI family protein, which produces MTQPGAPLLPLPTVMLPAWRATALWVIVALGLAAVMEEAWQAQVERGPFLRSQGAQRYLRHFALPAQRGAVLDRSGKPLALSVPVQTLWVDPRLFDAQQALWPQIASLLGVSAATLATRIHSGGSRFAFLARQIAPERAAAILALHIPGLYSFNENRRYYPSGSIAAPLLGFTNVDGRGIEGLELAYDQWLRGKAGEETGLRDNLGHPLAILGTARPAQPGQTLTLSIDRNIQYVAYTALASAVQRFQARSGAAVLMNVRTGEILAMASYPSFNPNDRGDFQPSLYNNRAVADTLEPGSVMKPFTIAAALDDGSIQPDSTFDVDTNCFRVAHYCIQDDVRHGTLDLAQVLKYSSNIGAAKISLRTPPADLYQMLRNAGFGQVSGLGLPGEAGGTVPAWQGWDIARRAAMAYGYGLSVTPLQLAAAYGAIANNGVYVQPTLLRNTGNTPSHSQQIMPAATAARLRDWLTGVTGRGGTGFLAAIPGYSVAGKTGTSIMANGKGGFHKHQVNTTFVGFAPARNPQFVMAVVVRGPTRGWRYGGVVAAPVFRVTMGTALHQMGVQPDIGAEGWNAAAGKPMTAEQERRWAEGAGDAAH; this is translated from the coding sequence ATGACCCAGCCCGGCGCCCCACTCCTCCCGCTTCCAACCGTCATGCTCCCCGCATGGCGGGCTACGGCGTTGTGGGTGATCGTCGCGCTGGGTCTGGCAGCGGTGATGGAAGAAGCCTGGCAGGCACAGGTGGAGCGCGGCCCGTTTCTGCGCAGCCAGGGTGCCCAGCGTTATCTGCGACATTTTGCCCTGCCGGCGCAGCGCGGTGCTGTTCTGGATCGTTCCGGCAAACCACTGGCGCTGTCCGTCCCGGTACAAACCCTCTGGGTAGATCCCCGGTTGTTTGATGCCCAGCAGGCGCTGTGGCCACAGATTGCATCCCTTCTGGGGGTCAGCGCAGCCACCCTCGCCACCCGAATTCATAGCGGCGGCAGCCGGTTCGCCTTCCTCGCCCGGCAGATCGCTCCGGAACGTGCCGCTGCCATTCTCGCCCTGCACATACCCGGCCTATATAGCTTCAACGAAAATCGGCGTTACTATCCGTCCGGCAGCATCGCCGCGCCGTTGCTCGGCTTCACCAATGTGGACGGGCGCGGCATCGAAGGGCTGGAACTGGCATACGATCAGTGGCTGCGGGGTAAGGCGGGGGAAGAAACCGGGCTGCGCGACAATCTGGGGCACCCCCTGGCGATCCTGGGCACAGCCCGACCGGCACAACCCGGTCAGACGCTGACCCTGAGTATCGACCGCAACATCCAGTATGTGGCTTACACGGCTCTCGCCTCGGCCGTTCAGCGTTTTCAGGCACGCTCCGGGGCGGCGGTGCTCATGAATGTACGCACGGGCGAAATCCTGGCCATGGCCAGCTATCCCTCGTTCAACCCCAATGATCGTGGGGACTTTCAGCCCAGCCTCTATAACAACCGGGCTGTCGCCGACACGTTGGAACCCGGCTCGGTGATGAAGCCCTTCACCATCGCTGCTGCGCTGGATGATGGCAGCATCCAGCCCGATTCCACGTTTGATGTGGACACCAACTGCTTCCGGGTGGCCCATTACTGTATTCAGGATGACGTCCGCCACGGCACTCTCGACCTCGCTCAGGTACTCAAGTATTCCAGCAACATTGGCGCAGCGAAGATTTCCCTGCGCACACCGCCTGCCGATCTGTACCAGATGCTGCGCAATGCCGGGTTCGGACAGGTGAGCGGGTTGGGCCTGCCTGGGGAGGCGGGAGGTACCGTTCCCGCCTGGCAGGGTTGGGATATTGCGCGACGCGCGGCCATGGCTTATGGTTACGGCCTCTCGGTCACGCCTCTGCAACTCGCGGCGGCGTATGGCGCCATCGCCAACAACGGGGTCTACGTCCAGCCCACCCTGCTGCGCAATACCGGCAATACCCCTTCGCACAGTCAGCAAATCATGCCGGCCGCCACCGCAGCGCGCCTGCGCGACTGGCTCACGGGGGTGACCGGCCGGGGTGGCACCGGCTTTCTCGCCGCGATTCCCGGCTATTCGGTGGCCGGGAAAACGGGTACCTCCATCATGGCGAATGGCAAGGGCGGCTTTCATAAGCATCAGGTGAATACCACCTTTGTCGGCTTCGCCCCCGCGCGCAATCCGCAATTTGTCATGGCGGTAGTGGTGCGTGGACCAACTCGGGGATGGCGTTATGGCGGCGTGGTCGCCGCGCCGGTATTTCGGGTAACCATGGGCACCGCCCTGCACCAAATGGGCGTACAACCCGATATCGGTGCCGAGGGCTGGAACGCCGCCGCAGGGAAACCCATGACGGCGGAACAGGAGCGGCGCTGGGCCGAGGGGGCTGGTGATGCCGCGCACTGA
- the rsmH gene encoding 16S rRNA (cytosine(1402)-N(4))-methyltransferase RsmH, whose protein sequence is MRSANEPDATHVAVLLAETIVALRPALHTGAAVRCVDATGGRGGHSAALLAELGAADTLLILDRDPSAIAALRARFAQDSRVYIRQARFSQLAEVLAALEWERVDAILADLGVSSPQLDEAARGFSFLRDGPLDMRMDPGADRSAAEWLATATEADMTRVLREYGEERFARPIARAILRAREQAPITRTLQLAELIAQVLPRHETGQHPATRSFQGIRIFINRELEELEAFLPQAMNALRAGGRLAVISFHSLEDRLVKRFFRADDYRISADVPLRASELPPLPWHPAGKALRAGPRETRDNPRSRSAVLRVAERSERHAA, encoded by the coding sequence GTGAGGAGCGCAAATGAGCCAGATGCAACCCATGTTGCCGTTCTTCTGGCAGAAACCATCGTCGCCCTGCGTCCCGCGCTCCATACCGGCGCCGCCGTGCGCTGCGTCGATGCCACCGGTGGTCGGGGTGGCCATAGCGCAGCGCTGCTGGCGGAACTCGGCGCGGCGGACACCCTACTCATCCTTGACCGCGACCCGAGCGCCATCGCCGCATTGCGCGCGCGCTTCGCGCAGGATTCCCGGGTATATATCCGCCAGGCACGCTTCAGCCAGTTGGCCGAAGTGCTTGCTGCGCTGGAGTGGGAGCGCGTGGACGCCATCCTCGCTGATCTCGGCGTGTCCTCTCCGCAACTGGATGAGGCAGCGCGCGGCTTCAGTTTCCTGCGCGATGGCCCCCTCGATATGCGTATGGACCCGGGAGCGGACAGGAGTGCGGCAGAGTGGCTGGCGACTGCGACGGAAGCAGATATGACGCGGGTATTGCGCGAGTACGGCGAAGAACGTTTTGCTCGCCCCATCGCCCGCGCCATCCTGCGGGCCCGGGAACAGGCGCCCATTACCAGAACCTTGCAACTGGCGGAGTTGATCGCCCAGGTACTGCCCCGGCACGAAACCGGACAGCATCCGGCAACCCGCAGTTTTCAGGGCATCCGCATTTTCATCAACCGCGAACTGGAAGAACTGGAGGCCTTCCTTCCTCAGGCCATGAATGCGTTACGCGCCGGGGGCCGGCTGGCGGTCATCAGCTTTCACTCCCTGGAAGACCGTCTGGTGAAACGTTTTTTCCGCGCGGACGATTATCGTATCAGTGCTGATGTCCCGCTGCGCGCCAGCGAACTCCCGCCCCTGCCATGGCATCCGGCCGGCAAGGCGCTGCGTGCCGGTCCCCGGGAAACTCGCGACAACCCCCGCTCCCGCTCTGCCGTACTGCGGGTTGCCGAAAGGAGTGAGCGTCATGCGGCGTAG